A window from Sinanaerobacter sp. ZZT-01 encodes these proteins:
- a CDS encoding DUF6908 domain-containing protein: MQETAVEDVTETSIEMPVAEPVYLLDEEEISDLVDVVLCADDITPDTREWQSELYRFWGGGHKQSTKTNALKAFYGKLDTDYTTKTGEYLNILSSADGITFETEGQQFTFTYRELAEKIDQLILMGVYPFSSADSMLDDYSIPDEAEEMKGAKDEDSYEPDEEPIISKDDIINQILSSHISFQGGKQRIYNAMLTLSARKDRIAVLKKEYGIGGVSGSLKNGGHRRINYNGSGFDIEYKSDGIDFHEHLTWEKVEARIIQLIQQDSYLTAKEKAALEAVGKLISLDAPSVLTEPSSQLNLFEVFSQPQDTYEATGGEENDALLNESSTEPEPLPFQEGDRIYYHDKVFEILKFMHDGRTVEIGDILQLQNLTKFAIRERVPISEIADCKLLKDHYTDGEIVSMVVNAVQSGDNREETKEEINATTLLNQANEDCNRAVMEDFHKRTMDGFHYRYSPDHHLYEGGQKTKCRNNIEAIRLLKDLQLQGRMATAEEQITLARFVGWGGLANALTSGKSGWETEYEEIKGLLTEEEFESAQQSTLTSYYTEQSVIRNIYNALDRFGFHGGNILDPAIGTGNFYSVLPESMSGSKLYGAEIDTIPGNIAKHLYPYADIQVMGFEKTKFPDHFFDVVVGNVPFNSIRVDDPRYNRHNFRIHDYFLAKSLDQVRPGGIVAVITSKYTLDKSNPTIRKYLAQRAELLGAIRLPNNAFKQVAGTEATTDILFLQKREREIVPDEENSPWISVEENADGIPLSSYFIDHPEMILGEMVFDESMFGNEKTTACHPILGDDLDERLERAVSYLEGTYTEAISEYAEEKTVLRDSLPADPAVRNFSYTVVEDALYYQENSRMYRQDITGKKAERIRGMIAITAAVRSLIDFQNGAFTDSNELPTAEHEKQLQEHIGYLNRVYDGFVKQNGSLNSYGNVIAFSRDSNAPLLRSLEQESKTEKGVYEKTPMFYKATIKPKVMPSVVFSAEEALKVSLNVKGRVDLSYMSWLYQLPEHRKATPDEIIAELGDRIYQDPAQYTGNPHTSWQTAEEYLSGYVKDKLTEAILKAGEEPERFARNVEALKAVQPTPLTPQEISFTLGSTWIPADVYQQFMYDTFKTMAYNQTGRYAIGVEFSNYSGAYFIANKSAEKTSIAVNQTYGTDRMNAYEILESTLNLRSVEVKDRVDYVDPDTGEDKVKYVLNKRDTILAREKQAQIKLAFESWLFADPERGARLTKLYNEKFNNVRPRKYDGSDLALPGMADDITLRQHQLDVIAHGLYGDGNLLIAHEVGAGKTFSSIALAYELKRLGKIHKPLIAVPNHLVGQWANEYMRLYPNANILVAEKKDFERKNRRHFVSRIATGDYDAVIMAHSSFELIGLSRERQLAAMQAELDSISTAIEEQKLRDGKDWSLKQMQIFRSNLQFRYDRLFKAEKKDDVIYFEELGVDVLVVDEAHAYKNNFSYTKMRNVAGVSGASSQRAMDMHMKCQYINEIGNGKGVIYLTGTPVSNSMAELYVIQKTLQPKELERRGLLMFDSWASTFGKVESSLEIKPEGNGYQMKKRFARFHNLPELMSMFQMIADIKTADMLDLPVPELKTGAVQVIKTAITPEQKRIVMELGERAELIRNGEVDSTEDNFLKLTHEARLLSVDPRAVDPSIPDDPNTKLNICAGKVAEIYHETAGEKLAQLIFCDQGTPKYDGSFNFYEATKTVLIVRGVKPEEIAFIHDAKTDVQREQLFDKVRSGEIRVLMGSTEKMGTGMNVQQKLVALHHLDVPWRPSDLTQRNGRILRQGNENKEISIFNYITENTFDSYLWQILEQKQRYISQIMTGRSALRSCEDIDDTVLQYAEFKALATSDPRIKQKMETDNEISRLTVLKSSWQSQRNEMQYRISQYYPKEIATATRKIEGMTADIVAYAKHAPADFQMVIDGRLHEERTKAAEHFMVFARKLGRDTGATLELGTYAGFPIRLVRQWGDGVSIQLCGKCTYSTDMGEAALGNITRLEHLAERMEKAKTEEENNLLSLNQQLTDAKEEMEKPFPDEERLLELQKKKVELDLALEFKDDGEDMMTADEEESASDRPSVSTTMTLEQGLYQKLMLFAAPVLSGEAYYMKLQSEGFEDLAIEAIDGGEYSIAHYYGCNGDAMRDPEITFTVDKDNRSIDPTSYLQDDMGIFYATDTASPAKVKDLKQFMSQWFTNIKNQGFEPVKVKSYEPEDDSEEIER, from the coding sequence ATGCAGGAAACAGCTGTTGAAGATGTTACGGAAACTTCAATAGAAATGCCCGTTGCCGAACCGGTCTATCTGCTGGACGAGGAAGAAATATCTGACCTCGTAGATGTGGTACTGTGTGCTGATGATATTACTCCGGACACACGGGAATGGCAGTCGGAACTATATCGCTTTTGGGGCGGTGGTCATAAACAAAGCACAAAAACCAATGCCCTAAAAGCCTTTTACGGCAAGCTGGATACCGATTACACCACTAAGACCGGCGAATATCTAAACATTTTGTCCAGCGCGGATGGCATTACCTTTGAAACAGAGGGACAGCAGTTTACCTTTACCTACCGGGAGCTGGCAGAAAAAATTGACCAGCTTATTTTAATGGGAGTCTATCCCTTTAGCTCTGCGGATTCTATGTTGGACGATTACTCCATTCCTGATGAAGCAGAAGAAATGAAAGGCGCTAAGGATGAAGATAGTTATGAGCCAGATGAAGAACCGATCATTTCCAAAGATGACATCATTAATCAAATTCTATCCAGTCACATTTCTTTTCAAGGCGGTAAGCAAAGAATTTATAACGCAATGCTCACGCTGTCTGCCAGAAAAGACCGCATTGCCGTACTGAAAAAAGAGTATGGGATTGGCGGGGTCAGTGGTAGCTTAAAAAATGGTGGTCACAGAAGAATCAATTATAACGGTAGCGGATTTGATATTGAGTACAAAAGCGATGGCATTGACTTCCACGAGCATCTAACGTGGGAAAAGGTTGAAGCACGAATTATCCAGCTCATTCAGCAAGATAGCTACCTGACTGCCAAAGAAAAAGCGGCACTGGAAGCTGTGGGTAAACTGATTTCCCTAGATGCGCCGTCTGTTCTCACGGAGCCGTCCTCCCAGCTTAATCTATTTGAAGTGTTTTCACAGCCGCAGGATACCTATGAAGCTACTGGCGGTGAGGAGAACGACGCCCTGTTAAATGAGAGCAGTACAGAGCCGGAACCGCTTCCTTTTCAGGAAGGTGACCGTATTTACTATCATGACAAGGTGTTTGAAATCCTTAAGTTCATGCACGATGGGCGCACGGTGGAAATCGGGGATATTTTGCAGCTTCAGAACCTCACCAAATTTGCAATTAGGGAAAGAGTACCTATTTCTGAAATTGCAGACTGCAAGTTGCTAAAAGACCATTACACCGATGGAGAGATTGTTTCGATGGTGGTGAATGCCGTACAAAGCGGTGATAACAGAGAGGAAACAAAGGAAGAGATAAATGCTACAACCCTTCTCAATCAAGCCAATGAAGATTGTAATCGAGCTGTCATGGAGGATTTTCATAAACGCACCATGGATGGTTTTCATTATCGCTATTCCCCTGATCATCATCTGTACGAGGGCGGGCAGAAAACCAAATGCCGTAATAATATTGAAGCCATTCGTCTGTTAAAGGATTTACAGTTGCAGGGACGCATGGCCACTGCCGAAGAACAGATAACCCTTGCCAGATTTGTTGGCTGGGGCGGTCTTGCAAATGCCCTGACATCGGGAAAATCCGGCTGGGAGACGGAATACGAGGAAATAAAGGGATTGCTCACCGAGGAAGAATTTGAATCTGCACAGCAAAGCACGCTGACCTCCTACTATACAGAGCAGAGTGTGATTCGGAACATCTACAATGCACTGGACCGTTTCGGCTTTCATGGCGGCAACATCTTAGACCCCGCCATTGGAACGGGCAACTTTTACTCCGTACTGCCGGAAAGCATGAGTGGTTCTAAACTGTACGGCGCAGAAATTGATACCATTCCCGGAAACATTGCCAAGCATCTATATCCCTATGCGGATATTCAGGTCATGGGCTTTGAAAAAACGAAGTTCCCTGACCATTTCTTTGATGTGGTAGTTGGCAATGTACCATTTAACTCTATTCGAGTGGACGACCCACGCTACAACAGGCATAACTTCCGTATTCATGATTACTTTCTGGCAAAGTCTTTAGACCAGGTCCGCCCCGGTGGAATCGTGGCGGTGATTACTTCAAAATATACGCTCGATAAATCCAATCCCACTATCCGCAAATACCTTGCACAGAGGGCGGAACTTTTAGGAGCAATCCGTCTGCCCAACAATGCGTTCAAACAGGTGGCAGGAACCGAAGCTACCACAGATATTTTATTCTTACAAAAACGAGAGCGGGAAATTGTACCGGATGAAGAAAACAGTCCATGGATTTCTGTGGAAGAAAATGCGGACGGCATTCCCCTCAGCAGCTATTTTATAGATCACCCTGAAATGATACTGGGTGAGATGGTGTTCGATGAGTCCATGTTCGGCAACGAAAAGACGACTGCCTGCCACCCAATCCTCGGCGATGATCTGGATGAGCGATTGGAACGGGCTGTGTCCTATCTGGAAGGTACTTATACGGAGGCTATATCGGAATATGCCGAGGAAAAAACTGTTTTAAGGGATTCCCTGCCTGCTGACCCTGCGGTCCGCAATTTTAGCTATACCGTAGTAGAAGATGCGTTATATTATCAGGAAAATTCCCGTATGTACCGGCAGGACATCACGGGTAAAAAGGCAGAGCGTATTCGTGGCATGATTGCCATTACCGCCGCTGTCCGTAGTCTGATTGATTTTCAAAACGGTGCCTTTACAGACAGCAATGAGCTACCTACTGCGGAGCATGAGAAGCAGCTGCAGGAGCATATCGGGTATCTGAACAGGGTATACGATGGATTTGTGAAGCAAAATGGTTCTCTTAATTCCTATGGGAATGTCATCGCATTTTCAAGGGATAGCAACGCACCCCTGCTTCGCTCTCTTGAGCAGGAAAGTAAAACAGAAAAAGGCGTATATGAAAAAACGCCCATGTTCTACAAGGCAACCATCAAGCCCAAGGTTATGCCTAGCGTAGTGTTTTCCGCAGAGGAAGCCCTAAAGGTATCTCTTAATGTTAAAGGCAGGGTTGACCTTTCCTATATGTCGTGGCTGTATCAGTTGCCAGAACACCGCAAGGCAACACCGGATGAAATCATTGCGGAGCTGGGTGATCGTATTTATCAAGACCCTGCACAGTACACGGGCAATCCCCACACCAGCTGGCAGACCGCAGAGGAATATTTGAGTGGCTATGTTAAAGACAAGCTGACCGAAGCTATTTTAAAGGCGGGAGAAGAACCGGAGCGGTTTGCCCGAAATGTGGAAGCACTAAAAGCCGTGCAGCCCACGCCACTGACACCGCAGGAAATCAGCTTTACTCTCGGTTCAACATGGATACCCGCTGATGTGTATCAACAGTTTATGTATGATACCTTCAAGACGATGGCATATAACCAGACCGGGCGGTATGCCATCGGCGTGGAATTTTCCAATTACAGCGGTGCCTATTTTATCGCCAATAAAAGTGCCGAAAAGACCTCCATTGCCGTCAATCAAACCTATGGTACCGACCGCATGAATGCCTACGAGATATTGGAAAGCACCCTGAATCTGCGTTCTGTGGAGGTAAAAGACCGTGTGGACTATGTTGACCCGGATACCGGTGAGGATAAGGTTAAATACGTTCTGAATAAGCGTGATACCATTCTCGCCCGTGAGAAGCAGGCCCAAATTAAGTTGGCTTTTGAAAGCTGGCTGTTTGCAGACCCGGAGCGTGGTGCAAGGCTGACCAAGCTCTACAATGAGAAATTCAATAACGTCCGTCCTCGTAAATATGATGGATCGGACTTGGCTTTGCCGGGAATGGCAGATGATATTACCCTCAGACAGCACCAGCTTGATGTAATTGCACATGGTTTGTACGGTGACGGAAATCTGCTCATTGCTCACGAGGTAGGGGCTGGGAAAACATTCAGCTCTATTGCCCTGGCCTATGAGCTGAAACGGCTGGGCAAAATCCATAAACCGCTCATTGCAGTTCCCAACCATCTGGTTGGACAGTGGGCAAACGAGTATATGCGTCTATATCCCAATGCAAATATTTTAGTGGCGGAGAAAAAGGACTTTGAGCGAAAGAACCGCCGCCACTTTGTCAGCCGTATTGCCACCGGAGATTATGATGCCGTGATAATGGCACATTCCAGCTTTGAACTAATTGGTTTATCCAGAGAGCGGCAGCTTGCAGCTATGCAGGCAGAGCTTGATTCAATCTCTACAGCCATTGAGGAGCAAAAGCTCCGTGATGGCAAGGACTGGTCTTTAAAGCAGATGCAAATTTTCCGCTCCAACCTCCAGTTTCGTTATGACAGATTGTTTAAGGCGGAGAAAAAAGATGATGTTATCTATTTTGAGGAGCTTGGCGTAGATGTCTTGGTGGTAGACGAAGCGCACGCATACAAAAACAACTTTTCCTATACCAAAATGCGCAATGTTGCCGGTGTCAGTGGAGCCAGTAGCCAACGAGCCATGGATATGCACATGAAGTGTCAGTATATCAATGAAATCGGAAACGGAAAGGGCGTTATTTATCTCACCGGCACCCCTGTATCCAATTCCATGGCAGAGCTGTATGTTATTCAAAAGACCTTGCAGCCCAAAGAACTGGAACGTCGTGGACTGCTGATGTTCGACAGTTGGGCAAGCACCTTTGGCAAAGTAGAATCATCTTTAGAAATTAAGCCGGAGGGCAACGGATACCAGATGAAGAAGCGTTTTGCACGGTTTCACAATCTGCCGGAGCTGATGAGTATGTTCCAGATGATTGCGGACATCAAAACTGCAGATATGCTGGACTTGCCGGTGCCGGAATTGAAAACTGGTGCGGTGCAGGTCATTAAAACTGCCATTACTCCAGAACAAAAGCGGATTGTCATGGAGCTGGGCGAACGTGCGGAGCTGATCCGTAACGGTGAGGTGGACAGCACCGAGGATAATTTTCTCAAACTGACCCATGAAGCAAGGCTGCTGTCGGTAGACCCAAGAGCCGTTGACCCGTCAATCCCTGATGATCCAAACACTAAGCTCAATATTTGTGCTGGAAAAGTGGCTGAGATTTACCATGAAACTGCTGGTGAAAAGCTGGCACAGCTTATTTTCTGTGACCAGGGTACACCGAAGTATGACGGCAGCTTCAATTTCTATGAAGCTACCAAAACAGTCCTGATTGTACGGGGGGTAAAACCAGAGGAAATCGCTTTTATACACGACGCAAAAACCGACGTGCAGCGAGAACAGCTCTTTGACAAGGTGCGCAGCGGTGAAATCCGTGTTCTGATGGGCAGTACCGAAAAAATGGGCACAGGCATGAATGTGCAGCAAAAGTTAGTAGCTCTCCATCATTTGGATGTGCCTTGGCGCCCATCAGACCTAACCCAGCGCAATGGTAGAATCCTTCGTCAAGGCAACGAAAACAAGGAAATTTCTATCTTCAACTACATCACCGAAAACACCTTTGACAGCTATTTGTGGCAGATTTTAGAGCAGAAGCAACGCTATATCAGCCAGATTATGACTGGTCGCTCTGCACTTAGAAGCTGTGAGGACATTGACGATACTGTTTTGCAGTATGCAGAGTTTAAAGCACTTGCCACCTCTGACCCAAGAATCAAGCAGAAGATGGAAACCGATAACGAAATCAGCCGCCTTACGGTGCTGAAATCCTCATGGCAGAGCCAAAGGAACGAAATGCAGTACCGTATCAGCCAGTATTATCCCAAAGAGATTGCCACAGCTACCAGAAAAATCGAGGGTATGACCGCTGATATTGTCGCCTATGCCAAACATGCACCAGCTGACTTTCAGATGGTGATTGACGGCAGGCTCCATGAGGAACGTACCAAAGCAGCGGAGCATTTCATGGTTTTTGCCCGTAAGCTGGGGCGTGACACCGGTGCAACCCTTGAGTTGGGAACCTACGCAGGCTTTCCTATCCGCTTGGTTCGTCAATGGGGCGATGGTGTTTCCATCCAGCTATGCGGCAAATGCACCTATTCCACTGACATGGGTGAGGCTGCGTTAGGTAACATCACTCGTTTGGAACATTTGGCAGAACGCATGGAAAAGGCGAAAACAGAGGAGGAAAATAACCTGCTCAGCCTGAACCAGCAGCTTACAGACGCAAAGGAGGAAATGGAAAAGCCGTTCCCTGACGAAGAGCGGTTGCTGGAGCTGCAAAAGAAAAAGGTGGAGCTTGACCTTGCACTGGAATTTAAGGACGATGGCGAGGATATGATGACGGCAGACGAGGAAGAAAGCGCTTCTGACCGCCCGTCTGTAAGCACAACTATGACCTTAGAACAAGGGCTTTATCAAAAGCTGATGCTGTTTGCAGCTCCGGTTCTAAGCGGCGAAGCCTATTATATGAAGCTGCAATCGGAAGGGTTTGAGGATTTGGCGATAGAAGCCATCGACGGAGGTGAGTACAGTATCGCTCATTATTATGGCTGCAACGGAGACGCCATGCGTGACCCGGAAATCACTTTTACCGTGGACAAGGATAACAGGTCTATTGACCCCACATCGTACCTACAAGACGATATGGGGATTTTTTATGCAACAGATACCGCATCCCCTGCCAAGGTAAAGGATTTGAAGCAGTTTATGTCACAGTGGTTTACCAACATCAAAAATCAGGGTTTTGAGCCGGTGAAGGTCAAAAGCTATGAGCCGGAAGATGATTCCGAAGAAATAGAACGATAG
- a CDS encoding TnpV protein, whose product MRTEPLMNLSYRQAEDGMMYPEIQISQEVQTDKTPVGKFGRAWKAYMMEQHPHRLSELIAQGEINKMILQVDEEAENRKEALIQELLLAQPMPETEDTLERAGHMNMITLTAEEIIQSEVVLKVR is encoded by the coding sequence ATGAGAACAGAGCCATTGATGAATCTCAGCTATCGTCAGGCCGAGGACGGGATGATGTATCCCGAAATTCAGATTTCGCAGGAAGTGCAGACCGACAAAACGCCGGTGGGCAAATTCGGCAGAGCGTGGAAAGCCTATATGATGGAACAGCATCCCCACCGTCTGTCGGAGCTGATAGCGCAGGGCGAAATCAACAAAATGATTCTCCAAGTGGACGAGGAAGCGGAAAACCGCAAGGAAGCACTGATACAGGAGCTTCTCTTGGCACAGCCGATGCCGGAAACCGAAGACACACTGGAGAGAGCCGGTCACATGAACATGATTACCCTCACAGCGGAGGAAATCATACAGAGCGAAGTGGTACTCAAAGTCAGATAA
- a CDS encoding ParB N-terminal domain-containing protein, with protein MAKPKVIIEDFADMLNFEPEQDTALAPVQGGITQMDFSLMEPFPNHRFKLYEGQQLADMVDSVRQFGILLPIILWHTEDGRHLILSGHNRQNAGQLAGLTKGPVIIKENLTHDEAVLIVTETNLRQRSFSDMSHSERAYCLSQHYEALKSQGKRNDLLEEIERLLNPHDSDGNSTSVQLEQKLESREKVGQEYGLSASKVGRYIKISTLIEPLIAKVDTGEIAFLAAYDLSFVESSNQQQQISDLMESDSYKVDMKKAELLRSYYETGKLTDTTMVQILSGEKTRKPKSNKPQPFKVKPMVISKYFTNEQSSKEIEDTIDKALAMYFENLNTEVVD; from the coding sequence TTGGCTAAGCCTAAAGTTATTATTGAAGATTTTGCAGATATGCTCAATTTCGAGCCGGAACAGGATACTGCCCTTGCTCCTGTGCAGGGCGGTATCACGCAAATGGATTTCTCTTTGATGGAGCCATTTCCGAACCACAGGTTCAAGCTATATGAGGGACAGCAGCTTGCGGACATGGTGGATAGTGTTCGCCAGTTTGGTATCCTGCTTCCCATTATCCTCTGGCATACGGAGGATGGACGGCATCTGATACTTAGCGGTCATAACCGCCAAAATGCCGGTCAGCTTGCGGGTCTTACCAAAGGCCCTGTTATAATCAAAGAAAATCTGACCCATGATGAAGCCGTGCTGATTGTAACGGAAACCAATTTGCGCCAGCGTTCCTTCTCGGATATGAGCCATTCGGAACGAGCTTACTGCCTTTCCCAACATTATGAAGCACTGAAATCACAGGGCAAGCGAAATGACCTTTTAGAGGAGATAGAAAGGCTCTTGAACCCGCATGATTCCGATGGAAATTCAACTTCTGTTCAACTTGAACAGAAGTTAGAAAGCAGAGAAAAAGTCGGACAGGAATATGGTCTTTCTGCATCAAAAGTCGGGCGTTATATCAAGATTTCTACGCTGATTGAACCGCTTATTGCAAAGGTTGATACCGGCGAAATTGCTTTCCTAGCTGCGTATGACCTCTCTTTCGTAGAGAGCAGCAATCAGCAACAGCAAATTTCCGACCTCATGGAGTCCGACAGCTACAAGGTAGATATGAAAAAAGCGGAATTGCTCCGCAGTTACTATGAAACCGGAAAGCTGACTGATACCACCATGGTACAAATCCTTTCCGGTGAGAAAACCCGCAAACCAAAGAGCAACAAACCCCAGCCTTTTAAGGTCAAGCCTATGGTGATTTCCAAGTATTTCACCAACGAGCAGAGTTCAAAAGAGATTGAGGATACCATTGATAAAGCACTTGCTATGTACTTTGAAAATCTGAATACGGAGGTGGTAGATTGA
- a CDS encoding ParA family protein: MAKVIAIMNEKGGVGKTATATTLAYLLSQRGHKTALIDFDGQGHSSIIFGVMNTNKLEVTINTIIRKLIEDEPLPDPDGYILKTNCGVDVIPSNSQLFTLERNLCNVDFRERVLSQYVDTIKDRYEYIIIDCMPQMGTPMINVMMCADSIIVPTQAELLSTQGLAELLKHYHVISKNSNHRLRIDGILITMDSPNTILSAQVNQMIQQGFAGKVPIFETRIPRSIKVAEAVLYHQTICEFLPENPAAIAYSQFVEELLSCEEADGKELIGVG; the protein is encoded by the coding sequence ATGGCAAAAGTAATTGCAATCATGAACGAGAAGGGCGGCGTGGGAAAAACGGCCACGGCCACCACGCTTGCCTATCTCTTGTCCCAGAGGGGGCATAAAACCGCCCTTATCGACTTTGACGGTCAGGGGCATTCAAGTATCATCTTTGGTGTGATGAACACCAACAAACTGGAGGTAACTATTAACACCATCATTCGTAAGCTGATTGAGGACGAGCCTTTGCCTGATCCCGATGGTTATATTCTTAAAACCAACTGCGGTGTAGATGTTATCCCCTCCAATTCCCAGCTCTTTACGCTGGAGCGCAATCTGTGCAACGTGGATTTCCGAGAACGTGTGCTGTCGCAGTATGTAGATACCATCAAGGACAGATACGAGTACATCATCATCGACTGTATGCCCCAAATGGGTACACCGATGATTAACGTGATGATGTGTGCCGACAGCATCATCGTACCAACACAGGCAGAGCTTTTATCTACGCAAGGACTGGCAGAGTTGTTGAAACATTATCATGTTATCAGCAAAAACAGCAACCATCGTCTGCGAATTGATGGCATTCTTATCACCATGGATTCTCCGAATACTATTTTATCCGCACAGGTCAATCAAATGATTCAGCAGGGCTTTGCAGGGAAAGTGCCGATTTTCGAGACTCGTATTCCTCGTTCTATCAAGGTTGCAGAAGCAGTGTTATATCATCAAACAATCTGCGAGTTTTTGCCGGAAAATCCAGCAGCGATTGCTTACAGTCAGTTTGTAGAGGAACTTCTATCTTGTGAAGAAGCAGATGGAAAGGAGCTGATTGGAGTTGGCTAA
- a CDS encoding recombinase family protein, translating into MIPANILLTKPNARKRKLRVAAYCRVSTEQEEQQSSYAAQIAYYTEKINKNKDWELTGIFADEGITGTSAKKRTEFLKLMALCEKGKIDMVLTKSVSRFSRNTLDAIGYTRKLKAKGIPIIFEKEGINTMEMASEMVLCFLSGFAQAESESISRNVTWGKRQSFKSGKVPFQYSRILGYEKGEDGQPKIVPEEAEIVKRIFRSYYSGASVQKIKESLEADKIFSPTGKQEWSIGALQYMLRKA; encoded by the coding sequence ATAATCCCCGCCAATATTCTTTTAACCAAACCCAACGCCAGAAAGAGAAAGCTCCGTGTAGCGGCCTACTGCCGGGTCAGCACCGAACAGGAAGAACAGCAGTCCAGCTACGCTGCACAGATTGCTTATTACACGGAGAAAATCAACAAAAACAAAGATTGGGAGCTTACCGGTATTTTTGCCGATGAGGGCATCACTGGAACCAGCGCCAAAAAGCGTACCGAGTTTCTCAAGCTCATGGCACTGTGCGAAAAGGGCAAAATAGACATGGTGCTGACCAAATCCGTTTCCCGGTTTTCCAGAAATACACTGGATGCCATCGGATATACCCGGAAGCTCAAAGCAAAGGGAATTCCCATCATCTTTGAAAAAGAGGGCATCAACACGATGGAGATGGCCAGCGAAATGGTGCTGTGCTTCCTCAGCGGGTTTGCACAGGCTGAGAGTGAGTCCATCAGCCGCAACGTCACATGGGGCAAGCGCCAGAGCTTCAAAAGCGGAAAGGTACCTTTTCAATATTCCCGCATTTTAGGTTACGAAAAAGGTGAGGACGGTCAGCCTAAGATTGTGCCGGAGGAAGCGGAAATCGTCAAGCGGATTTTCAGGAGCTATTATTCCGGTGCCAGCGTCCAAAAAATAAAGGAATCACTAGAGGCAGACAAAATTTTTTCGCCCACCGGCAAGCAGGAATGGTCAATCGGCGCACTGCAATATATGCTCCGGAAAGCCTGA
- a CDS encoding GIY-YIG nuclease family protein, with translation MAKRGKSINLFLMDGEPTGRIKCTLANWTGVAYKIPRTALDLCKERDDLKQSGIYFLFGTSDQTGNNVVYVGQAGARKNGEGLLYRLQEHKRNPDKDYWTEAVVFTTSNNSFGPTEISYLENRFCGLALSANRYEVKNGNDPTHGNITEEKESELEEFVDYARIVMGTLGHKVFEPLTVSPTAPDEDEPTSSPDLMLYLKRKSHKSGKTIEATCKQTNEGFVVLAGSQIELIDSQSIPIGIKKARENAKISSEGLLQEDVLFRSPSYALAFVIGGHANGLTEWKTSNGITLKDYENSTE, from the coding sequence ATGGCAAAACGAGGAAAGAGTATAAATCTGTTTTTAATGGATGGCGAGCCGACCGGGCGCATCAAATGTACCCTTGCCAACTGGACGGGTGTTGCATATAAAATACCGCGCACGGCTTTAGACTTGTGCAAAGAGCGTGACGACTTGAAGCAAAGCGGGATTTACTTTCTGTTTGGCACTTCCGATCAGACCGGCAATAATGTCGTATATGTCGGTCAGGCAGGTGCGAGAAAGAACGGCGAGGGGCTTCTTTATCGTTTGCAGGAACACAAACGTAATCCCGATAAGGATTATTGGACAGAAGCCGTTGTGTTCACCACGTCAAATAACTCCTTCGGACCGACGGAAATAAGCTATCTTGAGAACCGCTTCTGTGGTTTGGCGCTGTCGGCAAACCGTTATGAGGTCAAAAACGGAAACGATCCGACACACGGTAACATAACGGAGGAAAAAGAAAGTGAACTCGAAGAATTCGTCGATTACGCCCGCATTGTTATGGGGACATTGGGTCATAAAGTATTTGAGCCACTGACAGTGTCTCCGACTGCTCCTGACGAGGATGAGCCGACGTCATCACCTGACCTAATGTTGTATCTTAAGCGAAAAAGCCATAAGAGCGGAAAAACGATTGAGGCTACCTGTAAACAAACCAACGAAGGATTTGTGGTTTTAGCCGGAAGCCAGATAGAACTAATAGACTCACAGAGTATACCCATAGGAATAAAGAAAGCACGCGAGAATGCAAAAATTAGCAGTGAAGGGCTTCTGCAAGAGGATGTTCTGTTCCGCAGCCCATCATACGCTTTGGCTTTTGTCATTGGTGGCCACGCCAATGGATTGACCGAATGGAAGACTTCGAACGGTATCACGCTGAAAGATTACGAAAATTCAACTGAGTAA